One region of Brassica napus cultivar Da-Ae chromosome A10, Da-Ae, whole genome shotgun sequence genomic DNA includes:
- the LOC111201360 gene encoding uncharacterized protein LOC111201360, which yields MESTGNSSVSGDRKASKKTVASSVTAKPNGKSPVSSTNPMNPNTVTALSSAHANQVMFFRDVSLGPREAELRFRLIHLWEARNIYTKTLLGQEMLLIDEEGTVIQGFVPAGRVGTFDLVAGSVYKLRNFFGSRNKAQFSVADHIAIVSFSWNSDLSVLENPPVLIPEDRFRFHSFEEFMANCDSKGDLYDYVGHMRLVNGQTLTDHTVLDEVAIAEKRHLCVHVQTHETPHVLLATTVNPKHLGGTLCLTFMSSSRVFMDDDVQPSKDYFEWLSSNTGIANMIAAEVVTKPEPVTLEELFSYIKQEASKVAWFECTATIDDVVQGSSWYYVSCGGCNSKAVKGPTSLMCNNKKCEKSEVTCVPQ from the exons ATGGAATCCACCGGCAACTCATCCGTCTCCGGCGATCGCAAAGCCAGCAAGAAGACCGTCGCCTCCTCTGTGACTGCGAAACCAAACGGGAAGTCCCCTGTTTCGTCTACCAATCCGATGAACCCAAACACTGTTACCGCTCTGTCCTCCGCGCATGCAAACCAagtgatgttcttcagagatgtTTCACTCGGCCCACGCGAAGCCGAGTTGAGGTTTCGTCTGATTCACTTATGGGAGGCTCGAAATATATACACGAAAACCCTGCTTGGACAAGAGATGCTCCTTATCGACGAAGAG GGAACTGTTATTCAAGGTTTTGTTCCAGCCGGTCGAGTAGGGACATTTGATCTGGTAGCTGGTTCCGTCTATAAGCTCCGCAATTTTTTCGGATCCAGGAACAAAGCTCAGTTCTCGGTTGCTGATCATATCGCCATTGTCTCATTCAGTTGGAATTCTGATTTATCTGTTCTTGAGAACCCTCCGGTTCTGATTCCAGAAGACAGGTTCAGGTTCCACAGCTTCGAGGAGTTTATGGCCAACTGTGATTCCAAGGGTGATCTTTACG ATTATGTTGGCCACATGAGGCTGGTGAATGGGCAGACTCTCACTGACCATACTGTTCTTGACGAAGTTGCCATAGCTGAGAAGCGGCATCTATGTGTTCATGTTCAGACACATGA GACCCCACACGTTCTTTTGGCCACCACAGTGAACCCTAAGCATCTTGGAg GAACTCTTTGTCTCACTTTTATGTCATCATCTCGAGTGTTCATGGATGACGATGTTCAGCCTAGCAAGGATTACTTTGAATG GTTGAGCTCCAACACAGGTATTGCTAATATGATTGCTGCTGAGGTAGTCACAAAGCCTGAGCCAGTGACTCTTGAGGAGCTATTCTCCTACATTAAGCAGGAAGCTTCTAAG GTTGCTTGGTTTGAATGCACAGCAACTATAGATGATGTTGTTCAGGGTTCTTCTTGGTATTATGTTTCTTGCGGTGGATGTAATAGTAAGGCAGTTAAAGGCCCTACTTCTCTGATGTGCAACAACAAGAAGTGTGAGAAGAGTGAAGTCACATGCGTGCCTCAGTAA